From one Anoplolepis gracilipes chromosome 8, ASM4749672v1, whole genome shotgun sequence genomic stretch:
- the Arp5 gene encoding actin-related protein 5: MEIELIELKDIKAIPDIVHIYPQRVKSECTPLVIDNGSYNCRVGWATEKEPQLIFKNLIAKPRKERGKKDGEPQVGNDIANIEAVRFQLKTQFDRNVVTHFEAQEQIFDYTLTHMGIDTEGRVDHPIILTEAFLNPNYSRNLMAELLFECYNVPSIAYGIDCLFSYQHNNCPPDGLIVSIGYHTTHIIPILDGKADATNARRINVGGYHITSYMHRLLQLKYPVHVNAITPSRAEELIHEHSMIALNYQEELSKWADVDYYDTHVLRVQLPYIAPTTTPGLTLEQQKERKRELARRLMEINARKREERLAEDEEQLNQLLAVQDLLEEGEIDEFDQALKTYSLANEADLIKMINNLQAKVERTRQKIVAANSQEENIVIEEKPKIKSSLQPKDQQDFDEWIAGVKKKRQEILDKRMAKRQRRQDMAKRRTAAAQERMRIISQLAKKEKRDDDFGMRDEDWDVYKVINKEGGDSDSELEQEKLLELEDVLRHHDPEFDSVGSSVPMVPGETHQLHVGVERLRAPELLFQPSMVGSVEAGIAETIEFVLKQFSPEEQTRLVSNVFLTGGPTAFPGLLERLKRELREMRPFGSNFQVNIAKNTSLDAWYGARDFGLSGNLPEYLVSRKEYEEKGGEYFKEHLTSNTYTRSPDPLPTIQVPVTSEQVIVEDAVVDVEIE; this comes from the exons ATGGaaatagaattaattgaattgaaGGATATAAAAGCTATACCAGATATAGTACACATTTATCCACAACGAGTGAAGTCCGAGTGTACACCACTCGTTATTGACAATG GATCTTACAACTGCAGAGTCGGTTGGGCTACTGAAAAGGAACcacaattaatattcaagaatcTCATAGCGAAACCGCGAAAGGAACGTGGCAAGAAAGATGGGGAACCTCAAGTGGGAAATGATATAGCGAACATTGAAGCTGTTCGATTTCAACTGAAAACTCAATTTGACCGAAATGTAGTGACGCATTTTGAGGCTCAAGAACAGATATTTGATTATACATTAACACATATGGGTATAGACACGGAAGGCAGGGTAGATCATCCAATTATTTTGACAGAGGCATTCCTCAATCCCAACTATTCTCGTAACt TGATGGCAGAATTGTTATTTGAATGTTACAATGTACCATCAATAGCATATGGTATCGATTGTTTATTTTCCTATCAACACAACAATTGCCCACCTGATGGATTAATAGTTAGCATAGGATATCATACAACTCATATAATACCGATATTAGATGGAAAAGCAGATGCTACAAACGCAAGAAGAATCAATGTTGGTGGATATCATATTACATCATATATGCATAGACttcttcaattaaaatatccagtaCATGTCAACGCAATAACACCTAGTCGTGCAGAG gAGTTGATACATGAACATTCGATGATTGCTTTAAATTATCAGGAAGAATTATCCAAATGGGCAGATGTAGATTATTATGATACACATGTTTTAAGAGTACAATTACCATATATCGCGCCTACTACTACTCCTGGTCTAACACTTGAAcagcaaaaagaaagaaaacggGAATTAGCACGAAGACTGATGGAAATTAATGCAAGGAAGAGGGAAGAAAGG tTGGCAGAAGATGAAGAGCAACTTAATCAATTATTGGCAGTCCAAGATCTTTTAGAGGAAGGTGAAATTGATGAATTTGATCAGGCATTAAAGACCTATTCTCTTGCAAATGAAgctgatttaataaaaatgattaacaaTCTACAAGCAAAAGTAGAAAGAACTAGACAGAAAATCGTCGCTGCTAATTCACAAGAGGAAAATATAGTGATAGAAGAAAAACCTAAAATTAAGTCAAGTCTTCAACCTAAGGATCAACAAGATTTTGATGAGTGGATTGCTGgagttaaaaagaaaag aCAAGAAATATTAGACAAACGTATGGCAAAGAGACAACGTAGGCAAGATATGGCAAAGCGAAGAACAGCTGCTGCACAGGAGAGGATGCGAATAATTAGCCAGTTggcgaaaaaagaaaagcgtGATGATGATTTTGGTATGCGGGACGAAGACTGGgatgtatataaagttataaacaag GAAGGTGGCGATTCTGATTCAGAATTAGAGCAGGAAAAGTTGTTAGAATTAGAGGATGTTTTACGTCATCATGATCCAGAATTTGACAGTGTTGGTTCCAGCGTTCCCATGGTTCCTGGAGAAACTCATCAACTTCACGTAGGCGTAGAGCGTCTACGAGCACCAGAATTATTGTTTCAACCGTCCATGGTTGGTTCTGTGGAAGCCGGAATTGCCGAGACAATcgaatttgttttaaaacaattctctCCTGAAGAACAAACGCGTCTCGTGAGTAATGTATTTCTCACTGGTGGACCAACAGCTTTCCCGGGATTATTGGAAAGATTGAAACGTGAACTACGCGAAATGAGACCTTTCGGATCAAACTTTCAAGttaatatcgcaaaaaataCCAGCTTAGATGCTTGGTATGGTGCAAGAGATTTCGGTTTAAGTGGCAATCTTCCTGAGTACTTAGTCAGTCGTAAAGAATATGAAGAGAAAGGCGGGGAGTATTTCAAAGAACATTTGACAAGTAATACTTACACTCGATCGCCCGATCCTTTGCCAACGATACAAGTGCCTGTAACATCGGAGCAAGTGATCGTAGAGGATGCTGTAGTTGACGtagaaattgaataa